From a region of the Sminthopsis crassicaudata isolate SCR6 chromosome 6, ASM4859323v1, whole genome shotgun sequence genome:
- the LOC141546379 gene encoding sodium-dependent phosphate transport protein 2B-like, protein MVSSGKRKMAGKIFQDGSVLNNPVAGLMIGMLLTVLVQSFITSTSIVVSLVSSSLLTVKAAIPIIIGASIGTPVTKTIVALMQAGDRNGFRGAFAGATVHDYFNWLLVLVLLPVEVVTGYLYHLTDPIVETFNINSEENVPDLLKVITDPFTQLIIRLDKKVINEIAMGNEAAKNKSLIKTWCKTVKYVALRNVTVPSPENCTSPSFSWTNGNMTWTVMNTTSKQNIAKCKHAFVDVGLSDLTIGLILLALSLLVLCTCLILMVKVLNSMLKGQIASVIKKTINTDFPFPFAWLKDYLTILVGAWSTFLVQSSSVFMSTIILLFGIRVISLERAYPWTLGSNFGTTTTTLLTTLASSGSTLPDSLQSMKERATWTEEEQAFLQSPVTYLRTYGPLSWSSTVCNST, encoded by the exons ATGGtttcaagtggaaaga GGAAAATGGCTGGGAAGATTTTCCAAGATGGTTCAGTGTTGAACAACCCTGTGGCTGGCTTGATGATTGGCATGCTGTTGACAGTCCTGGTGCAGAGTTTCATCACCTCTACATCCATCGTTGTCAGCCTGGTATCCTCTTCAC tGCTGACAGTAAAGGCAGCCATTCCCATCATCATAGGAGCCAGTATTGGGACTCCAGTGACCAAGACCATCGTGGCCCTCATGCAGGCTGGAGACAGAAATGGGTTCCGAGG GGCTTTTGCTGGAGCGACTGTCCACGATTACTTTAACTGGTTGTTAGTGCTGGTGCTGCTGCCCGTGGAGGTGGTCACTGGCTACCTCTACCACCTCACCGATCCCATCGTGGAAACCTTTAATATCAATAGCGAGGAAAATGTCCCTGACCTCCTGAAAGTCATCACCGATCCCTTCACCCAACTCATTATCCGG CTGGATAAAAAAGTCATAAATGAAATTGCTATGGGAAATGAGGCAGCCAAAAACAAGAGCCTGATAAAGACTTGGTGTAAAACAGTAAAATATGTG GCATTAAGAAATGTTACTGTTCCCTCACCAGAAAACTGCACCTCTCCCAGCTTCTCCTGGACCAATGGGAACATGACCTGGACCGTCATGAACACAACATCTAAACAGAACATTGCAAAGT GCAAACACGCATTTGTGGATGTCGGTCTCTCTGACCTGACCATTGGACTCATTCTCCTGGCCCTCTCCTTGCTGGTCCTGTGCACCTGTTTGATCCTGATGGTCAAGGTCCTGAACTCTATGCTCAAGGGACAAATTGCTTCGGTGATTAAGAAGACCATCAATACAG attttccttttccttttgcctggCTGAAGGACTACCTCACCATTCTTGTAGGAGCTTGGAGTACATTTCTGGTGCAGAGCAGCTCTGTGTTCATGTCTACCATCATTCTTCTGtttg GCATCAGAGTGATCAGCCTGGAGAGAGCGTACCCCTGGACCCTGGGCTCCAACTTCGGCACCACCACCACGACCCTCCTGACTACTCTGGCCAGCTCTGGAAGCACTTTGCCAGATTCCCTCCAG AGTATGAAGGAAAGGGCCACCTGGACTGAGGAAGAACAAGCATTCCTCCAATCCCCTGTCACCTATTTGAGGACATATGGACCCTTATCCTGGTCTTCCACTGTATGTAACTCTACCTGA